In Lolium perenne isolate Kyuss_39 chromosome 5, Kyuss_2.0, whole genome shotgun sequence, the sequence AAGTGATTTCTTACCGTGAAGCCTATTTTCTGTGTGCAGCTAGAATCTGGCCCCGAGTTTCCCGAGCTTCTCGCCCGAGCCCGAATCGGTATGCACCTCTATTGCTTTCATTTTACATCAGGACTGCCATTCTAGAGAATAACGTTTAGGCAAttggaaaataaaaaaaaagaaaaattaacACAACCCTCGCACCTGTCCCGCATGGAGCTCTTGACCCCGAGCTAGGGTTCCCCCGCCGCCGGCGCTCCACGGCCGCCGTCGTCACCGCAACTCCGGCAGGAAGcagtgtcccccccccccccccacgcgcCCCTCCTTTTCTCGCCTTGCATCGCCCGCCTCTGCATCCCCATCAAGGACGGCGGCAACCTCTGCATCCGCCGGCGACGAGCTCTGCTCTCCGGCCCCGCCGGCCGACCGTCGACCTCGTCCTTCCCACTTACATCCACCTCGAGCTGGTCCTCCCCTCCGACGTCCACCTCGAGCTCGTCCtgctccacctcctccgacgacctCGTCCTCCCCAACGACCTGCTCCACGATTCAGTCAATGTCATCGTCCTAGCTACGGGTAATGCGTCATTCAACTTCATGCTGGTATTCTGCTAGTCAATCTTTTGAATTTGTGCTATGGATGTGAACTAGTTCGGCTGTTTTTCTCACAGGAAAGAAATGTTCTGCTAGCATGTTCACATAGGAAAGAAATGTTCTGCTAATAATTTTTTCTCACTTGTATTTGTACTACAAAATAGGAATTAATGTTCTGCTAGCACTTCTGATATATGTAATTTGAAGTTGTACTGTCTTCACTCTATTTCATTCGAATTTTGGACAGTCTACATTGTCATGATATGTTTGCTGATTTGTATTGTCGTGAACCAATGTTGCTGACTTTTCATAATTTTCTTGATTCATTTCTGGCTCATTCTCTACTAAAATGCATCACATGTACCATATCATCATTTATTTAGAGCACATATCAAATATTGGGGCTTTATAGACATTTCACAACTCAAACAACAAATAATCCACTTTTCCAGAAGCCCAAAAGAATAGGAGCAACTAACTTCTGGGAGCTTCTACCCACCACAGTTTTTTCCCACCGAAACTCATAAGCCGGCTTATGTATAAGCacaagcccaaaagaagtcactCAAATGCTCTTACGGCTCCCAACGCATATTCCCAGCATCCTAGTTGGGTCGGCCTGTTGCCCTCCTGAGTCATCACACACTCGGCTGCTCCCAAGCAAATAGACCTTCCCAAAAGGCTGAAACCTAACAGCCCAGCCTAAGAGGGCTGCCTCTTCCTTGCTGCTCGCCGTGTCGCTCCTGCTTTGGTCCTTCCGCCGCCTGCAACCACTGTAGACAGGGTAGCGCCGCCCCTCCGGTGAGCCCTcgcgccgcgcgcatgttctcagCCTCCAAGCAACCTCGCTAGAACCCACCGCCTCCCCCACCTCCCTCATACCCTGCCCTGTCAGTCGCACTCGCTGGCCTCGCCTCGTACTAGGAACTCCCCAACGGCGGCACACCGCTCCCCCACTTCTCCGCCGACTTGACCGCCACGACCCGTGCCGGGCAAGGGTGCAGCAATAGCACGCCATTACCGTGCGTTAATTCTCTTCATTTTGCTCAATCCCTCGATTTTTTATCTCACCCAAATTGAGAATATATGATCCTTAACTTGTAATCAATCAAATTAAGCGACAACTTATTAATGTAAATGCTGTGATACACCTTAAGTTCAATTTTCGCCTTGTTTTGCAACGTAGCTAAATTATTGGAGGCATTGTGGCTAGTATGAACAGCTTGTACTTTCATTACTGTTACCGTGGATTTTCATATCTTATATTGTTATGCTaatcattttttttttttactttgaatAACCATTATGAAAATCCTGACTCACCCACAGCAACCAGCCCCTCGCCGGACCTCCGACTGGCTTAGTCCTGTGCCCCAGAACCACACTCGGCTCTGCTGTGTCTAGCTGCCAGCTGGCAGCCATGGCCATCGAGTGCCTCGTGCTAGGTGAGCAACCTACCATGGGGCGATTCCATTTGGCTGAAATCACCCGCTCATCGTCGAAAATAATCACGCTGATATCGTCTGCTTGTGTACGAGTCGCAGGGGCGGGGCAGGAGGTGGGGAAGAGCTGCGTGGTGGTGACCATCGGCGGGAAGCGTATCATGTTCGATTGCGGCATGCACATGGGCCACCACGACTGCCAGCGGTACCCCGACTTCGCGCGCATCCTTTCCGCCGCCCCAGGCGCCACCGACTTCACCTCTGCcatctcttgtgttgtcatcacacACTTGTATGTAGGCGAAATGTTTATCGTTCCTCTGTCGATTTTTCAACCGCTGTCACGGTTAGTTTACTTCTGAAGATTGTCGCTTGCAGCCACTTGGATCATATTGGGGCGCTGCCATATTTCACCGAGGTCTGCGGGTACAATGGTCCAGTCTACATGACGGTGAGCCTAATTTTGGTTGTTTCTGCCAAATGTTTGTGTATGCTTGGTTTTTGTCATGTGTTACTAGTTCGGAATAGATGTCGTACTAGGGGTTATTAAGTTCCAGGTTTTGCTGCATCTGAGCTAGCTGTAATATCTTGCTGGGTAAATATTGCTTGATAAATGGGCCGAATGCTGCATATGAGTAAAAGTAAGGTTACGAATgattttgaaaaatcttttgaaatTATGAGATAGTGGATCATGTTCTCATGCACGGTAATTTCAATACTTGTCTTTTTGGTATTTGGAAAGTAATTGAATTTGTATATAATTTTTTATGGCTTCAATATGTTTTTCCGAGTGATAGTTATCTTATAAGTTATAACTACAACTTGTGTTTCAAACAGTACCCAACTAAGGCTTTAGCTCCATTGATGCTGGAAGATTATAGGAAAGTAATGGTAGATCACAGAGGGGAGGAAGAACAATATAGTTATGACGATATTCAGCGTTGTATGAAGAAAGGTAATGTTTGGTTTCAACATTTCTTTCACTGGTCTACTTACAAAATTGATGCTGCCAACACAAGAATGCATGGATGAAAATTCTCACTTGCTTTTCATATTTGATCTTCCAGTCATACCTGTTGACTTGAAGCAAACCATTCAAGTGGATAGGGACCTTGTGATCCGTGCCTATTATGCTGGACATGTATGTTCTTATACCTATGTTTCTCTTGCGTCCAGTAATATTTACAAACTCTTAGATTATTGAGTGTTCATCTCTGTGATTCCCACTATTTTTTCTATTCCAAACTAAAGGTTCTAGGGGCTGCAATGATTTATGCAAAAGTTGGAGATGCTGCTATGGTCTACACGGGGGATTACAACATGACACCAGACAGACATCTTGGAGCAGCACAAATCGATCGTCTGAAGTTGGACCTCTTAATAACAGAGTAAGTTCCAACCCCAAATGCAAATACATTTTTCTACACTATGTCCAACTTTCTTGCAATGTCGACCTAGTGTCTCGACAAATTATGCCCTCTAGAGGTATAGGTTTTTTTTGTTATGTTTTATCATCACAAGGGCAGTAGGTTTTTGTTGTGATGTCTATGTTTTCAAACTGCTATCCCAGTCACCAGTAGCTGGTTCTGTAGTTAACCACTATGCTTACCTGAAAATTAGTTGTGCTACAGCTGGAAATCACCTCCATATGGACTAAGTAGGTTGATTTATTTGCCTAAtgttcaaatgaaaacaatgacttCATTTTTCTAGGGTGTAGGTTGTGCTGTTTTAATGTTCTTCCATTACAATTGGGCATAAACAGTAGTGTTTGTTGGTTTGGATGTATCTTTTTCCATGTGTAAGTACTAAACTGAAGTTACTATCTGCAGGTCTACATACGCTAAAACTGTACGTGACTCAAAGCATGCCCGCGAGAGGGAGTTCTTAAAAGCGGTATAGAATCTGATCTCCACACATCCAATATATTCGGTTTTGTAGATTTTGGTTGCATCTTTAATATCCTGGTGGACCAAGATAATTGACAATGCTGATGATTGGGTTCATCTACTTCCATATAGCACAAATGCCATCCTGGAAATTAATATTCACCAAATATAAGTGCAACTTGTAATTGTCCAagaatgtatcttttgtcagtcCCTGATAGTTCAGGCCAATACAGTTCAGTCCAAAGTTAGCTAACCTGGCTATGGCTGAAAAGTTAAATTAACTTCATTTGAATTTGTCTCTGCAACTCAGTGAAAGTTTTCTGTAGGTCCATAAATGTGTTTCTGGAGGAGGTAAAGTTCTGATTCCGGCATTTGCTTTGGGAAGAGCTCAGGTACTCCCACTTCTTCTCAGTTATATCTGCAGGGACAAACACATTTATGATGAACTATTATCACTACTTAAGTTCAAGGTTCAGAAAAGTGTAATTAAGTGGCTTAAGCGCTGAGTGATGGCAAAAGCCCTCACTCAGGGTATCACGATAGATTAACCGCTATGTGCGATTAGTTAGTGCTGAAGCGCTGAGCCTATGCTGCAAGAGGCGCTGAGCCAGAGAAACGCAGACGCTCAGGTACGGTATGCACTCCGGCAGGAGAGCGAGAGATGAATTTGAGGGGTGTATGAAGGGGAGGGGAAAGCGAGCTGCTCCAGCTAGGGTTAGGAAGAGGGAAAGGAGTGGGTTTTGGAATGTGATTGGAGATGCTATGGGAGCTAGTGAACATCTTGAACTTCGGAGGATTGCAAGACTTATAGATCTTCATGATGAAAAGTTTGAGTCTTACAAGGAAGAACAAGTGGAAACAGATTCAGAAGAGGCAGGAGTAACTTGTGAGGACGATGAAGAGGATTTCGATATGGTGACTCGCCCTGTATGGATGAGGAGTGAGCCATGGCATCAATTTGTCATGTTGACATGGAAGCAACATGCCATTTATCTTATTATGAGGCTATGTCAGTTTAACCTGCATTTTATCTGCTATTTTGCTTGCTTTGTGTGTGTGATTATATCATCAAACCTAAGAACTTGATGTTTGCTTGCTTGTGACTGAATTTGACTGCTTTTTCACTCTTGAATTTGGTGTTTCATTATTTTTCGTTTTCTATTTCCTTACTTGCTTACTAATCTGCTATGTTATTCATACATGTTATTCAAATTTACATGTTTATGTACGTACTAAGGGAAAATAGGCAAAACCTGGCCAAATCGGAAAAAAAATGCTTAAGCTCTAAGCGCTGAGTGACAGCCTATCGCCTCACTCACGCTTACTGGTTTCCTAAACCTTCTCTCAAGTCCAATTAGTAGTTTCCGTTTCAATTTTTTTCCCTTTGGGAGTAAACTGTTCAAAACTTCCATAAATATAATATCCATTTACATGTGACACACTGCTCTTATGTGTCAGGAGCTATGCATATTACTGGATGACTATTGggaaaggatgaacttgaagattCCTATCTATTTCTCAGCTGGTATGTGTGTTTCAATCAAATTTTAACTCGGTTTTATTAAAttatctgatttttttatttgttaTACAGGTTTAACCATTCAAGCTAACATGTACTATAAGATGCTTATTGGATGGACTAGCCAAAAGATCAAGGACAGCTACACAGTTCACAACCCGTTTGACTTCAAGCATGGTATGCTCTTGGAAAAGCTTCCCAGTCAACTATACACAAAATGACTAGTGATATTTTGCTACATTTGCAATTCCTTTACAAAAATGATATTGATGGTTTTCTCACATTGCAGTTTGCCACTTTGAGCGTTCATTCATCAACGATCCTGGACCCTGTGTACTTTTTGCAACACCTGGTATGATTAGTGGTGGATTTTCACTTGAGGTGTTTAAGAGATGGGCTCCATCAGAAAAAAATCTGGTTACACTTCCAGGGTATTCTTCTTAACTCTCAAAATAGTTTTCCTTGTTCACTAATGGTGTAGGAACTGATATGTTTAGTTGTTGAATAAAGTACTCCTGTTGGGCTTTTAGTACCGTTATAGTGGAGAACAAGGGAAATCTATCTTGTTTTCTGCTTTAGTGAATACTTACCTTCTTGGACATGATGTCCCTTCTGTTTGAAGTTGAATGCTGCTTTATAGCTTGTACTTGTTGACACATTTTTCTGCTTTGGTTCGATTAAATTCACTGAAAGAACTCAAGTAGGTAAACTTTTCTGCTTGTATAAAATATTCCAGCTCTGCTTATTTTGACGTTAAGTTTACTTTGCCATGCAGATATTGTGTTGCCGGAACCATTGGCCATAAATTGATGTCTGGAAAACCTACCAAGATTGATTTGGACAAGGATACCCATGTTGATGTCAGATGTCAGGTTGCTATTTCTTTAGTTACAGTTGTCTCACTCTGTACAGTGAAATCACCTAGGAACTGGATATTCATGACCTTTATTTGATAATATTTCTTCAATGTCTTGTGCCATTACTCATTAATTACCGCTAGTTCATCTTttgtacttcattgtcttcataaaACTATTTCGTATGTTGATGGCAACTTTACAAGTTCAATGGAGTATTAGGCATTCTCAAGTTCGTAACTCATAGTATTACAAACTGTTCAACAAATTAGCTAACAACAATAGTTCTCCTGTAGTATAAAGAATCTTTCTTCTTGATTTTTTCGGTagttaggctggtgccaacgcgggctgGAGGCAGGGCGCTACCGCCCGCGACGGGGCGAGAGTGAGGCGACAGGCGGGCGAGACGGTAGCGGCGGGCGGTGGTTCCACCGCCCGGCGGTAGGGCACGGTACCGCCCGCCTATAGCCCGCGTtggaggcgagagcggggcgagagggaggcgatagcggtgctagtgggggcggtagggaggcggtagggaggcggtagggaggagagagaagtgagagctgacactatagcccgtgcactggcaccgtggggtgagagtggggtgagagtgagggtaaaagctatcgtggcgaggctatagtggggtgatgcattggcaccagccttagccTTTGTAATCCTTATTTCCTGTGTTTATGCTTATCCTCTTTCTGATTGTTATTATGCTTCATATATTCTCATACCAGTGTTTTTCTCATCTTGTGCATCAGATCCATCAGTTGTCATTCAGTCCTCACACGGACTCCAAAGGGATCATGGATCTTACAGAGTTTCTTTCACCCAGCCATGTGATTCTCGTTCATGGTGAAAAGCCTCAGATGGCCTTCTTGAAGGATAGGATTGAATCCGAATTGGGGATGCCATGCTATTACCCAGCTAACAACGAAACCGTCTCCATTCCGACAACTCACTATCTGAAAATAAACGCCACGGAGAAGTTCATCACGAGCTGCACCGCTGCTCAGGCTAGAGATGGTCTGGAGAAGGCAAACCTGCTATGTGGCAACCATCTGTCAGGAGTCGATGGTGATGCGAAGGCAGATGAGGGCATTCTTCTAATGGAGAAGTCTAGGGCACCGAAAATCTTGTGCGAGGATGAGCTCCTTCAGTTGCTGGGCACGGAGCGCCATTCCGTCCAATTTGAGCCGCTGCTTAGCTCGAGGATTGAAGAGGCACAAACCACCATTGTAGATGATGTAGCCACCTGTGAGTGAAATGTGTGGATGTCTTTTAGTGTTTGCACCTCACTTTGGTTTTGGCCCTCTAGTGTCAGTCCAGGGCGCTGCACAATGTAACAGCCCGATGGTTTTATCAGGGCATCTCTCAGGGTAAATGAAACTAAGTGCATTTGTAAAAAATAATACAGTATAAGAGTGACGCACTGCAGAAATCAGTCTACGCTGAGGTAACAGGCCGTAACCCGGGTACTCTGAGTTTAGTTTTCTAGTTTTCCTCCTGATAATAACGTGACAGTCTACAACTGACGTAACGAGTGACGCACTACAGCAATCAGCCACCAGGACATATATTTCCAGCGGCGGTGTATGTTGAAAGGAAATGGGAGGAGAGAAGCTTCAGTCTCCAGCATAAAAATCCACCAACCACGAAGCTGATATCAACAGCAATTCATTTCTATCCTCTTCTTCTGCCGCACCCACTGCAAGCGACACCAGCCCTGCTAGCTTAATTCAGTCTTCCACGACGAACATGAGCTCCGAATCCGATCTGGTCGTCGTCCACAGCGGCGGGTGCCACTGCAGGCGCGTGCGGTGGGAGGCGGACGCGCCGGCGAGCGTGGCGGCGGGCACCTGCAACTGCTCCAACTGCGCCATGCGCGGGATCACCTTCTTCACCGTGCCCAACGCCAGGTTCAGGCTCCGGGACGGCTCCGAGGAGTTCCTCACCACCTACACCTTCGGCACCGGCACCGCCAAGCACATCTTCTGCAAGGTCTGCGGGATCACGTCCTTCTACAAGCAGCGGGGCAACCCCGGCGAGGTCGCGCTGTCCGTGAACTGCATCGATGCCGGCACCATCGCGCACGTCGAGGTCAGGGAGTTCGACGGCAAGAATTGGGGGTACTAGTCTCCTACCGAAGTCTTCCCAGAACATGGGAATGCCGTTGTTTCTGAGAGAATGATACTATCTTAGTTGGAGTGCTATTTTGTAATTCTGACTCTTATGGAAAAATCAGAGGATCGTTTTGTGTACTTAAATTTGTCCTTTTAGAACAAAGACCAGTGAAGCCTTCTTTATAAATAAATTCATGTATGTTCTTATAACGGCAAGCTAATTCATGTCCGGAAAATAAAATGCTTCTAGCTAGCTGGGTCACGAGTCACAAGAGAGAATTGATTTTACTCTTTCCTTGCTGTGTGGAACGCCCGCTTTGGAAATGCGTTTTTGAACTATGTGTATATGCTTCTGCCACCgtaaaaaatattttaaaatatCGAAATAATCCAAACAAAAATTCTGTGTGTACATATTAACATTCTATATGCACATGTGGTTTTGGGCATAATCTGACTTTTATTTGTGTATAATATgcaaaaagaaataaagaaatgtCTCATGAAGAGTCACTAATAGAAAACGGATCTTCCTTTCAGGCCTTTTGTCCCGGCTCAGTCCGGAGCCGGGACAAACGGGCAGGTCATGTCGCCCTGAAATCATCGAGAAGGTACGTGGTCTTTTATCGCGGTTCTTTAAGGTCTTTTGTCTCGGTTGGAGCCTCAAACCAGGACAAAAGGGTCGAAGCCTTTTACGCTAGCAGCCCTTTTTTCCCGGCTGGAGACACGAGCCGGGACATAAAGTCCAACGGTTCGTTCCCGCGCGGAACCCGATCATCTTTGCTAGTACTGGCGCACAGAATTCGGGTCGCCGACTCGCCGGAATCTGAGCCGTTGGCGCGGCCAGCCACGGGAATTGATCACCCGGTGGCTAGCCCTGTTCATCTTCATCTTCCACTCCTTTATATGCTCACATCTTCTCCACCATTACCACACACACGCATTCTTCTCCATCTTATCACCATTGCAAAAAAGCTCTCCTCTTCGTCGCCGTTTCAGACTCGATGGAGCACCTCGCGCGCAACCCGACTCCTCGAACTCGGGTGTACCACCTCATGGCCGAAGGGATGGCTTTCAAGGTCATGGTCGCTCTCCGTGCATCAAGAGTGGAGAAGTGGATCCACGACGTCAAGAGGGACTTTCTTGACGCCgcatcgaccaagtgcgtcggctTGGACTGCGAGTTCACCGACCCTTGCGAGGGTGATCAGCGCGCCGCCGTCCTTCAACTCTCGGTGGCGTTCGATACTTTGGTATTCCAGATTTGTTATGCCAATGAAGTGCAGGATGGGAACATCAGATTCTGCGGTGCGGCTATCAGCAATGATGTGCAAATGTTGAGTCCCTACGACATTCATATTACTTCTGCGTACGACCTCCAGAAGATACTCCCGAACCCCAACAACAAGCCCAGTCCGAGTCTATATGATCTTGCAAACTCTACCATTGGGACAAACCTTGATAAGAAGAGGAAGAAGCACAAGAAGATGGACGTCGCCGCGCAAGAAAAAGAAGATGAGCTTATTTTTGGATGGGCCAATTTTCCATTGAGCTACGAGCAAGTGCACTATGCCGCTTTAGACGCTCGCTTGGACTTCGAGATTGCTAGGAGGTATTGGATGCTAGTTGGCTACAATAGCCATGTTGACTGTCTCAATATTTAGAG encodes:
- the LOC127301281 gene encoding cleavage and polyadenylation specificity factor subunit 3-II, which translates into the protein MAIECLVLGAGQEVGKSCVVVTIGGKRIMFDCGMHMGHHDCQRYPDFARILSAAPGATDFTSAISCVVITHFHLDHIGALPYFTEVCGYNGPVYMTYPTKALAPLMLEDYRKVMVDHRGEEEQYSYDDIQRCMKKVIPVDLKQTIQVDRDLVIRAYYAGHVLGAAMIYAKVGDAAMVYTGDYNMTPDRHLGAAQIDRLKLDLLITESTYAKTVRDSKHAREREFLKAVHKCVSGGGKVLIPAFALGRAQELCILLDDYWERMNLKIPIYFSAGLTIQANMYYKMLIGWTSQKIKDSYTVHNPFDFKHVCHFERSFINDPGPCVLFATPGMISGGFSLEVFKRWAPSEKNLVTLPGYCVAGTIGHKLMSGKPTKIDLDKDTHVDVRCQIHQLSFSPHTDSKGIMDLTEFLSPSHVILVHGEKPQMAFLKDRIESELGMPCYYPANNETVSIPTTHYLKINATEKFITSCTAAQARDGLEKANLLCGNHLSGVDGDAKADEGILLMEKSRAPKILCEDELLQLLGTERHSVQFEPLLSSRIEEAQTTIVDDVATCE
- the LOC127303932 gene encoding uncharacterized protein — translated: MEHLARNPTPRTRVYHLMAEGMAFKVMVALRASRVEKWIHDVKRDFLDAASTKCVGLDCEFTDPCEGDQRAAVLQLSVAFDTLVFQICYANEVQDGNIRFCGAAISNDVQMLSPYDIHITSAYDLQKILPNPNNKPSPSLYDLANSTIGTNLDKKRKKHKKMDVAAQEKEDELIFGWANFPLSYEQVHYAALDARLDFEIARRYWMLVGYNSHVDCLNI